From the genome of Pseudomonas bubulae:
CAGCAACTGCCCCGTGTAGGCATCGCACTGCCAGCGGATCGCCACACCCTGCACATGGGTTTGCGCGGCGGCTTGCAGGGCCTGCATCAATACTTTGGGGGTGACCCTGTCCGTAAGCGGCAGTTCGCCACGCGCAAATACCAGCATGTCGCGCACCTGATGCTCCAGCTCGTGCAGGCGCTCCTTGAGACGCCCGGCGAAGCGCTGCTGGGTTTCCACCGGCAGCGCCTGCTCGGTGAGATGACTGGCGTAGATCAGCGCCGCCGACAGCGGCGTACGAATCTGGTGGGCCAGGGAAGCAACCATGCGCCCCAGAGACGACAGGCGCTCATGGCGGGCGAGCTGGTCTTGCAGGCGCCGGGTTTCTGTCAGGTCATTGAGCAACACCAGTTGCCCGGGCTCAGGGTCAAGCGAACGGGTGGCAATCGACAGGCGCCGACCGTCCTTGAGCGATACTTCGTGGCCGTCGTCTTCCCGAGGTGCAAAACAGCGGGCAATCACATGGCGCCACAACTCGCCTTCCAGCGGCAGGCCCAACAGCTCGCAGGCTGCGGGGTTGGCCTCGCGCACGTGACCACGATCATCAA
Proteins encoded in this window:
- a CDS encoding PAS domain-containing sensor histidine kinase; translation: MPQAAVQLSSAPDPYSLLEARVSELTGELAVVSAQRMAELAEKERLANRLQHLLDLLPGGIIVIDDRGHVREANPAACELLGLPLEGELWRHVIARCFAPREDDGHEVSLKDGRRLSIATRSLDPEPGQLVLLNDLTETRRLQDQLARHERLSSLGRMVASLAHQIRTPLSAALIYASHLTEQALPVETQQRFAGRLKERLHELEHQVRDMLVFARGELPLTDRVTPKVLMQALQAAAQTHVQGVAIRWQCDAYTGQLLCNRDTLVGALLNLIENALQAGTPQVRLKVHLYRRDNSLRVCVSDNGSGIEPQVLARLGEPFFTTKATGTGLGLAVVNAVVRAHQGQLQLRSRLGRGTCALLSLPLIPVVAEAN